The genomic interval AGAGAACATGGCGCCGAGGACGACGACGAGGAATCTTTCTCCGTCTATTCTGATACAATTGGTTTTGAATACATTTGGGTTTTGTTCCTAAATATTATGATTTTTTTGTCAGTTCTCTTTCTCTGAACCATGGAGCCagaacgcactgcagaaataataatagtaataataataataatccagttttgagaccgatttaactgccctcagtgctagggaatcctgggaattgtagtttgttgtggcaccagagctgtctctctctctgacagagaaggcttactgcctcacaaaactacaactcccaggattccctagcattgagccagggcagttaaagaggcctcAGTCCTGGCAActggtggttttgtgaggcatttagccttctctgggccaaaacacactgtagaaacaataatCCACTTCGAGGCCGCTATAACTGGCTTGagtcagtgcaagggaatcctgggaactgtagtctgttgtggcaccagagctgtctctgacagaaggcaaaatgtctcttacagttcccaggattccctgtaactgatccaaggcagttaaagtggtctcaaactggattatttctgtctcAAAGGTAGATCTTTGCCAGAAAGGtccaatctacactgcagaaataatccagtttgggaccgttTTGACTGCCCtacctcagtgctagggaattctgggaattgtagtttgttgtggccccagagcgctctctctctctctctctctctctctctctctctgacaaggcaaaatgtctcacaaaactacagttccccggATTCCCTataactgagccaaggcagttaaagtggtttcaaattggaCTATTTTAGCAGTCTGGGAAGCTGGGAGACTGAAGgtcccatccacactgcagaaataatccagtttgggccctgattaaaaaacacaacaacatacaaatgttaaaaacagataaaacaaacaTTTGCATTAAAAACCCAGGTTATCATTAAATTGAATAGCggaatctatggatgctcaaatcccattaaatacaatggggtgttgttgtttttgttgttacagtgggcccttggtatctgatggggtttgaTTCAAAGACCTCCTACAgctacccaaatctgtggatgctcaagtcccattaagtacaatggatagtaattattattattattattattattactaaagtGGGCCTTAGTATCTCCTGGActttgcttccaggatcccccacagataccaaaatccatggattctcaagtcccattatatacaacaatGAGGTatcattattatgatgatgatgatgatgatgaaagtggGCAAAGTGTTTCTTGCTATGGCGACTCCCAAAACTGGAAGCAGGTTGTTCTTGCGCTTGGCTGGTTATCTGGAGCTTGATTTGCTGATCCAGGCCTATCCAGAGCAAACCCTCTCCAAGGACACATTCTCTGCTATGAAGGCATCGCATTAAATTCCAGCATTGTTCTTTGGTCTAGGTCTGTGATAACACACCAAAGAGACGGAAACTTGCATTGGTTcattctctgccttcctccttggGTAAATTAGTTGCAGATCTTTATAAATTGCctccagaatcccagtccaaGGGTCATAGGGATTCAGTCTAACCAGAAAACCTTTAATATTCTGCCACTGGAGAAGTGGAAGAATTGTGGTTTTGTAGGAAGCAAAGTGTCAGCCGTGTAACTTAACCCACTTCGTTTCAATCGCAGTACAAAACGGCTTTTGCTAAAGTATTTTCATGTCTTTTTGCAAGTTTAGGGATTCCTTTTGTCTCTATAAACATCTCAAAAGCGAAATGTGTTTGGAAGTGTCCGTTCTTGAAGCGTCAGGAAACTCACCTGCCTTTTTGGCATTCAAAAAAGGCCTTCTgaatacatacatttttaaaagggacagGAAGTTTGAGTGTCAGGTTGCAGCCGATCGGTCTTTTCATCCAGCATGATTTGCTATTCTGTGCCAGTTTGGGAGCAGTTTCAAACAATGACAGCTAAGTACAGATCAATATTTTCACGACAGCCCAggtcatctttttctttcttcgcTTTCCGTTTATCATCCAGAGAGAACAAATCCCAAAGCCTTTCTTCAGAAACCCTGGAACAAGGTTTCCTTTGTCGTAGGGCCATCCTTTGGGCGCACATTCAGGCTCtccattttcttgtttttatccatttggacttcagtttggggtgtgtgtgtgtgtgtgtgtgtgtgtgtgtagatcaTTGTTCTGTCAAAGATATTCAGCAATCTGTGGCTTTTTTCCATTCATTTGAAAACTCACGCTCATACAAAAGCACCTTAAAATCAATATAACCTTTTTAGTTTTTAGAAGAATGGTTCACTACTGAGAATCCTTTCCCAAAATGCTCAACCTTATTGTTCTATGGATAGTTTTTTCTCAGGATTGGGTTCCATAATCTGTTAAGGAGTTATCCATATGAAGGGAGGAAATAAAAAGTCTATCTATAGACGCTCTTTTTGGAGACTCAGTTGTGCTTGAAGGTTGTGTAGCTTTTAAAACTTTGGAAAGTTAGATCTATGTGTGTCTGATTGGAGGGGAAAGTAAAGCAAAACAGACAAATCTCTTTTTCTTTGGTTATAGGAGTCTAGAGACGGAAAACAATAAACGTATTTCATTAACTTTCAAAATCCTTTTCTTCATGCTGACcatatttcttgggaaagaggaaacAAGCAAGGAGCTGGAAATCATCAGCGCAGACAACATTTGCCAAATCAATAAGGCTTTTCCAAAGGCACTTAAAGCTTCTTTGAGAGTAGCTATGGTTCCTTAGCTCAGTTATTGTATATACGTTCTGGACACAGCTCCATTTGTTTCCTCCTGTTCCCTCGTCTTATTTCTCTCCTTGAAAACATCCTTCATATCTCCTCAGATTCTTCAGTCTTTGCCGGATCATGGCAATAGATGAATTCTGTCTTCTTTCCAAGATATTTTtacatacagtacttttaaaaaacgGTCCCcttcttattattgttcttcttcttcatcatcatcatcatcttcgcAACAACTTTGTGGAGGAAGGCTCAGCCCAAGCGAAGGCCCCACGGTGTGGTGCTGCTTTTGTAGGCTGCCATTTTaagtgtggttctccattggctttaAGAACGCTCCTTCTGCATTGGGATACCTCTCCGTGCTCTTCCTGACGTAGCCCATGTTTTTGACAAAGGTAGGACTCAGCACAACTCTGAAAACTTTATGTCAGAACACATTCCAGAAACCCTGAACTTTTATTTCTCTATTTGCCTTAATATATCCTGCCCTGTCCTGAAGGCCTGGCCCCACATATAAAACATGCTAACACCTTCATTAAACACGAGACGCTCAAGCCAAGCCTCTGGGGGAGTGTTGCCACGGTAAAGTTAATTAAAATCCAAGAAGTGTGCTGGATGACTAACAACAATAATCTCTCTCTTTAGGTGTGCAACATACCTACGAAAGTCTCAAACATCTGCAGGTAATGATAACTCAGGGCGGTTTGTATTTCTGAGGTTCTCAAGGCATTTTCTGGGAGGGAGAATGGAAGGGAATGGTTTCATGCTTGTTTTTCTTTACCAACGGTTGTGTATATGCTTTGAATCGACAATCTCCATGTGTCTGAGAATGACAGTGGGCCAAACCATTAGAAAGCATGTCAGGaatttgcatttctttaaaaatgaacagaTGCAACAGGTTGGAGCCAGTGGGACCATGAGGGGCGCATAGACCCAAGGTTTCTGTCCCTTGCTGCAATCCTGGTGAAAACCGCCCTCCTTCCCTGTCGCTGTAGGGAAAAGACGCACAGGGAGAAAGGGTTTCTTTCGGCTTGCAGCTGGAGAAGGGAAAATTAAAATCCCCATCCCCAAAACACCCAGCacttaaaatacaaaatgcaccTGACACGCTCTCCTGACGTTGTGTCCAATAACTGTCATGACTTACTTGGCTTTGAACCAAAAGGTATCCCACCTGCAATTCATTACAAAGCGGTTGGGAAGTTAGCACCTATCCAGTGCTAAGAGTCCTGTGCCGTTCTTATTAATTTTTAGTCTGGGGCAGGCAGCTGTCAGGTGTTGGGAGTAGCATTAAGACACACATAGccagaccttggagggctgcccTGAGAAAGACTGGTTTttctttgcccccaaatgccacCTCGACACCCCGGGGGCATTGCGAGGCACGTTTGTCAGATTTGTGTCcctctctgggccattttagggcCAAGCAAGgctctttttccccccaacagGAAGTGGCCCAGAAGCCAACTGGGTTGGCATACACTTCCTGAGGGCATTGCAGGGCAAAATGTCAATTTGGGGAGGAAGGACAATATCTCTTACATGGGCTACCTGCAGACCACCCTTTGCCCATCCGTCCTTTAGCCGTTCTAAGGATTAATTCGATCTGCAGCGGAGGTTTTCCTGGATGTTTAGTACAGATGGGTTGCAATGTGATCCCCCACTTGGCCCTGCTGTCTTCTCACACAGAGACCTTCAGCCATTGAACAAAATGCATGTACGATAGCTTATTTTGTGCATGTTTGTGCATGGCAGCATGGACAGAAATTGCCTGGGAAGCCCACCCTTTCTTTCCAGTTACTGGTGGTATGGATTATGGTTATGCTTGCAAGTGTCTCTGACCATCACTGTGACCAATATAGGAAGCTTTGGGCGCATGGTATGACTAGGGCCTGCCATGGCATTCCCAATCCCTTCTCACGCGTGCGCACACCCCTAGTGGCTCCTTATGTTAGATGAAGAGTAATGTTTCATGCTTTGGTGGGTGGAATGGATGACTGAAATGCATTCCAGTCCAGCAGGGGACAGAGGCTGCCTGGGTTAATCCGGCGGGTGATGCCTTCTGCCAGGAGATTGACAGGGCAAGTGTGACCCTCTTAACCATCCTGGGTCATTTCATGGTTTTGATGTTGCCAGGCATGGCATCTTTCTGGGACCCCTTGCTAGGATGAGATCAGGGCATACCATTTTGCCACGATTCCagtcctccctttaaaaaaaaccctccttctAAAATTCTCCTTAACCCCAAATGCCTGAAAGTTAGACCCTGTGTAATTTTGTATGTCTGCTGCTTCCTCTTTATTTCTACTGTTCCTACAGTGGAGAACATCTGAGACTGAAGGACTCTCCTGCTTCCACCCAGTTCttgcagagaaaatggaggaaggggagtTGTTGAGGAGAGGCAGCACCATGGACTCTCTAGTACCTTGTCTGATAACCTGCTCTTTCAGATGCCAAGAACTGACACTGTTAGGCAGGGACTCAGAGCAATGGGCAACTGGGAGGAGTGGAGCAAACCCCATCTTGACATTAAGACCCATGTGTGCCCAAAGGGATTCTTTGGCATGTGGACATggttttgattttcttcctatactGAATATTTTGATACAGATAACCTTCCTGCATTGGTAAAGTGTAATTTAGGATTCTGACAGATGATGAAAAGCTTGCTACTACGATAAAATAACAACCAAATGGAAATGACTAGAGTTGCTTTTTCCCTTCCCTTGTGCAGATATCAGTGCATCCAACAGCAGTTGTGCAAAtttcaggagagaaagaagacaacCAGAGTAAGATTGTTGCTCTtccttttcaatatgacatctttgaAAATCCTTACTGCAAAAGCTCTTTGAAAGCCTGTTTCAAAGAAGCTGGTCCCTAGACATTGCACTTGTGTTTATTTGTTGTGCCTTTTGGGTTGGCCTACCAAAGGCATTTCTCACTGTGTTGGCCAGCACAGTTAGCCCTGCCTGCTTTTTGTTTCAGTCCTGTAAAACAAAGGAGTTCTGGACAGAAATCTAGAACGTTCAGGTTACTCTCTGTTGGATTCACTGGTCCCTTCTGTCAGTCTTTGCACCCCTCCTTTTGTTTTTATGGCACAAAAGGTGTACGAATCAAGCCTGTGAGCTATTTGGGCATTGCGTTTCCTTGTTTTGTGTGTTCAGTTATGCTGTGATGCTGTCTCATGGCTATCTGATTGTGGGCAGGGCCGGTGTAGCCGGTTGCATGGTGGGTGTGGTCCTTCCCTGCTAAGCCCTCACCATGCAGGAAACAAACTTTCCAGGGCTGGAAGTGCAGCAACAGTGGTGCCTTTAATGGCAACATGTAACTCAACAGTGCAGCAACAGAACACAATCCTCAGTCCATCCCTAGTCAAACAGTGCTCACGTTGCAGACCCTACAAAGAGGCAGCGTCACCGGTGCTCCCGTCAGGGCCTTTGTTGATGCTCCGCCGTCCACCAGAGTACTTCTCCAAAGCCTCCCTCTCTGACTTTTCCCAGTCCTGTGGCTCGGGGCCCTGTTCCCAGCAGCTCCCCTTGGTGTCCCACCACTCGCCCTCCAGGCTTCCCGGGTCTCTCCATCTCCAGTCGCCCTCTCCCGGGTACAAGAATTCGCCTTCCTCCCAGGGGTCTCTTAGCCTTAAGACTTTGTGGGGGCCGGGGCCCTGAGGGCTTGCCCTTCGTTGCAGGGACACAGGTCTCCCGAGCCTCTGTGGGCTGTGGATTACCTTTCCTCTTCCCAACTCGACCGCctctcctcgtcctcctcttccgtattttaaccccccccccccccccccccctctcccccctccttcccccccccccccctcccccccccttccccctccccccccccctggggcCTCCTTCCTGATTTCCTCCACCTGGTCACCCTCACACCCCCCAACTCTCCCAGTATCAGGCTCTACCTCACTACACTGATCTATCAGAACAAAATGGGAATCACCCAGATAGTCATGGAGGGGATGTGGTCAAGGGACCAAAGGGGGGAAAACTGTTAGAAAACATTGCTTATGTTCCATTTCAAACAAAGTCAAAGAATGCCAATGAAATACGTAGCTCGATTTCATAAGAATGCCCAACTAAGCATTGGTTTAATTGTGCGGATAAATAAATCCTGATgatgggaggaagaaaagggggaagacGTTTTAGTCGTAGAGGTAGTTGATGGTATGTCCCAGTTTTATTAAGGCATCAGTGAATGGGAAAAGGATTCCTTCCCCCATCCCTAAAATGTCTCCATATCTTTTTTCCCCTAGTAAATCCCAATTCTGTTAGTTGGAGCTTTTCCCCCTCATATTAACTGTCAGTTAATAAGCTAATATGTTAACAGTTAATATGATATTTGTCAAGATTCCAACAGAAGAGGGCAGATGAAAGCTCCCTTCCTGCTGTAGTCCTAAAGACAACTGAGGACatacccccaacacacacacacacacagagggcttACTTTTTCATACATGTTTTTAGCAAGTGTAGTTGCTAACCACAAAATTATGGCAATGTTTAGCTTGACAGAGCAAAATGCCCAATACTGTGAGCCCTGAGACTGAAGTGTTCGGCCATCATTTACTCAGCTGTCCTTTCTGCTTCACAGATTCTTCTAAATCAGCTGGACTGTCATCAACAGAGCAAGAGGAGAAGACTTTGAATGATCTTGTGGGCCTTTTGCAAGATATGGTCAAAAACATCCCGACGCAGCGAACCCAGCCGCCAGAGGAATCCCAAACTGGCGCGGCACCCATATCCCCCAGAGAGCCTTCTCCCTCGAGTACAGTTGACACAGTCTGGAAGAGCGTTAAGCCGAAGgaggaggaaattaaaatagaggCGTCGGAAACAGTTGTCTTGGCTACAGAAACCCCCCAAACGACAACAGCGTTTTGGCATCTCAGAAACGACACGAATGCCTCTGTTGTTTTGCATTCGGATAGGACCACGACAAAAAGCACAACTCCAGAAGGTTACCAGCATGAGATAAGTgcgtcaatttctttcttttctgcgaCTCCTGCAACTCCTGCTTCACAAAAACCACTGGTCAGCGCGTCACTTTTGTTGGCAAATAATACCACTCCTGCAGCAAACGCTAAGAGTTTTGATCAGCTCACAAATGGAGCCTTGGCCAGTCTGGTGGAGTCCTTAAAGAATGTTAAAAAGTTACACCTGAAACTACACAAACCCACCAGCCAACCCCAGCAGGAGAGCAGTAAAGAAACCCGTGTGGAGGCACCTCAGCGTAAGCCTTCAGGAGCAGACATCTTGGACTTAATCGACACACTGATCAAAACGATAAAGAACGCGCCAGCGACTGTTAAGGAAGACCCTGCGCTCCACAACTACATTCATAAAGCAGAAGGCTACCTAAAAAATGCTTTGGAGTTGGCCGCAGAAGCAGAGAAGAAGCTGGCCAAGGCCATGAAGCAGGAGCAGGAGAAGgggaatgggaaagaaaatgagaaggagcaggagaaggagaaggaggcggtAGTAGAGGTGGTGGTATCTGCCTCGCCACCAACCAAAGCGCCTGCATCCGTGGCGCCCAACCATGCACCTCCGCCTCCATCTGAGTCATtagccaaaaaggcaaatgaaaCACAAGTAGAAATGGGGAAGCTAAAAGCATTCATTAACTTGCTGTATGGTTTTAGTCCCCAGCTAACATCATACGCACAAAATTCACCCAATAAAAAAGGGGCTGAGGATATTATTGATAGAACAATGGCAGTCCTTAGTGCCATAAAGAGCGTTTTCTGTGGAAATGCGGATGGTCAGAGCAAACAGATGCTGAAGCAATTGTTAGAGAAAGACATGGAGCTTGTAAAGCAAGCCATGAAGGAGGCCATCTAGGAAGGAACACCTGTTTCCTGGTAGTCTAGGTGTTTTTCATCAGAGTTATGTACAATTAGTAATCCGTTTTCTCATTCATAACAGCCAGCTGAATATATCTGTTTGTATCCATTGACAAGTCTGGAATTAAATATTTCTTTGCAAATAATTCTGGATATTGAAATGATTCAGGGTATTTATCACTGAGTATGAGTTCACCATTCAGCTACTGTATTTGGGTTTACATTTAAGTTATAATATTGAAGGCAGGTCAAGAAAATTTCTGGGTTGACATAAAGTTATTACGATGTTGAACTATTGCATTTTACtaaatatatatgtctgtgtgtgtgtgtgtgtgtgtgtgtgtatgcatgcaaaaTGGGATAGTTTTTGTCCTTGGGTTCACCTTAAACATGTAATGATAGAAGAAGAGGccgagctttgaaagcttgcaagatgtattttatgcattttggtt from Sceloporus undulatus isolate JIND9_A2432 ecotype Alabama chromosome 6, SceUnd_v1.1, whole genome shotgun sequence carries:
- the LOC121935330 gene encoding uncharacterized protein LOC121935330 isoform X1; its protein translation is MAACSSPSLPLLFLWALWGSLPRLGGAPPPSVQHTYESLKHLQISVHPTAVVQISGEKEDNQNSSKSAGLSSTEQEEKTLNDLVGLLQDMVKNIPTQRTQPPEESQTGAAPISPREPSPSSTVDTVWKSVKPKEEEIKIEASETVVLATETPQTTTAFWHLRNDTNASVVLHSDRTTTKSTTPEGYQHEISASISFFSATPATPASQKPLVSASLLLANNTTPAANAKSFDQLTNGALASLVESLKNVKKLHLKLHKPTSQPQQESSKETRVEAPQRKPSGADILDLIDTLIKTIKNAPATVKEDPALHNYIHKAEGYLKNALELAAEAEKKLAKAMKQEQEKGNGKENEKEQEKEKEAVVEVVVSASPPTKAPASVAPNHAPPPPSESLAKKANETQVEMGKLKAFINLLYGFSPQLTSYAQNSPNKKGAEDIIDRTMAVLSAIKSVFCGNADGQSKQMLKQLLEKDMELVKQAMKEAI
- the LOC121935330 gene encoding uncharacterized protein LOC121935330 isoform X2, with protein sequence MVKNIPTQRTQPPEESQTGAAPISPREPSPSSTVDTVWKSVKPKEEEIKIEASETVVLATETPQTTTAFWHLRNDTNASVVLHSDRTTTKSTTPEGYQHEISASISFFSATPATPASQKPLVSASLLLANNTTPAANAKSFDQLTNGALASLVESLKNVKKLHLKLHKPTSQPQQESSKETRVEAPQRKPSGADILDLIDTLIKTIKNAPATVKEDPALHNYIHKAEGYLKNALELAAEAEKKLAKAMKQEQEKGNGKENEKEQEKEKEAVVEVVVSASPPTKAPASVAPNHAPPPPSESLAKKANETQVEMGKLKAFINLLYGFSPQLTSYAQNSPNKKGAEDIIDRTMAVLSAIKSVFCGNADGQSKQMLKQLLEKDMELVKQAMKEAI